From a single Fusobacterium ulcerans ATCC 49185 genomic region:
- a CDS encoding flavodoxin family protein: MKTLVTYSTKTGNTKKVAESIAKAIENAEIKDIAEVSNLDYNLIIVGTWIDKGTADAKAINFIKTIKNKNTAFFFTLGAYPDSQHAMDCVENITKLFTENDNKVLGHFLCQGAIDPKLIEMMQTKFGPEHPHGPNPERIKRWADASLHPDESDLNNAYTYFKDLIAKL, translated from the coding sequence ATGAAAACACTTGTTACTTATTCTACAAAAACTGGTAATACAAAAAAGGTTGCTGAATCTATTGCTAAAGCTATAGAGAATGCTGAAATAAAAGATATTGCAGAAGTAAGCAATCTGGATTACAACTTGATTATTGTAGGAACTTGGATAGATAAAGGAACAGCAGATGCAAAGGCTATTAACTTTATAAAGACTATCAAAAACAAAAATACAGCCTTTTTCTTCACATTGGGAGCTTATCCTGATTCTCAACATGCTATGGATTGTGTTGAAAATATAACAAAACTTTTCACTGAAAATGACAATAAAGTATTAGGGCACTTCCTATGTCAAGGAGCTATTGATCCTAAACTTATAGAAATGATGCAGACTAAATTTGGACCTGAGCATCCTCATGGACCAAATCCTGAAAGAATAAAAAGATGGGCTGATGCAAGTCTTCATCCTGATGAATCTGATTTAAACAATGCATATACA
- a CDS encoding coproporphyrinogen-III oxidase family protein: protein MTKNLMLFDKRLKSHHDSNSLINKYISGKKADKDIFEAMLREVPDDRRKAIYVHTPYCDKICSFCNLNRKQIDGSLDSYAQYIADEFDKYGKTEYFKKGIFDVIFFGGGTPTVYKPNQLEVILESIKRNVTLAKDYEFTFETTLHNLTEEKLEVMMKYGVNRLSVGIQTFSDEGRKFYNRTYGKEETIERLKKLKSLFKGDVCIDIIYNFPEQKIEDVVEDAKIVKELEISSASFYSLMVHEGSKLSKDIEAEKVKMEEDMKRDYLLYQHFVDEMLRGDEYHILELTKIARNGGDDYKYIKVRNTGGDTFPIGVGAGGSVHGIGVYRMNKEMSFYSQQTEYHERFSKLSGIMQFPVISKESLRNILKEEELKYFAEKMGEYEDKGLVKENDDNYTLTTEGVFWGNNLSSDAIIYVMEKIFNK, encoded by the coding sequence ATGACAAAAAATTTAATGCTATTTGATAAAAGATTAAAATCACATCATGATAGCAATAGTTTGATTAACAAATATATTTCTGGAAAGAAGGCAGATAAAGATATTTTTGAAGCCATGTTGAGAGAAGTACCAGATGACAGGAGAAAAGCAATATATGTACATACACCTTATTGTGACAAGATATGCTCTTTCTGCAATCTTAACAGAAAACAGATAGATGGAAGTTTAGATTCATATGCTCAGTATATAGCTGATGAATTTGATAAGTATGGAAAAACTGAATATTTTAAGAAGGGAATTTTTGATGTAATATTTTTTGGTGGTGGAACTCCCACAGTATATAAACCAAATCAGCTTGAAGTAATACTTGAAAGTATAAAGAGAAATGTAACATTAGCTAAGGATTATGAATTTACATTTGAAACTACACTACATAACCTCACAGAGGAAAAGCTTGAAGTTATGATGAAGTATGGAGTAAACAGACTTAGTGTGGGAATACAGACATTTTCTGATGAGGGAAGAAAATTTTATAATAGGACTTATGGAAAAGAGGAAACTATAGAAAGACTTAAAAAGTTAAAATCTCTCTTCAAGGGAGATGTATGCATAGATATTATATATAATTTTCCTGAACAGAAAATAGAAGATGTAGTAGAAGATGCAAAAATAGTAAAAGAATTGGAAATTAGCAGTGCAAGTTTCTATTCCTTGATGGTGCATGAAGGTTCAAAGCTGTCAAAAGATATTGAAGCTGAAAAGGTAAAAATGGAAGAGGATATGAAAAGAGATTATCTTCTGTATCAACACTTTGTTGATGAAATGTTGAGAGGAGATGAATATCATATTCTTGAGCTTACAAAGATAGCAAGAAATGGTGGAGATGACTATAAATATATCAAAGTCAGAAATACGGGAGGAGATACATTCCCTATTGGAGTAGGAGCAGGGGGATCAGTACATGGAATTGGAGTCTACAGAATGAATAAAGAGATGTCTTTTTATTCGCAGCAGACAGAGTATCATGAGAGATTTTCAAAACTATCTGGAATAATGCAGTTTCCAGTAATATCTAAAGAATCATTGAGAAATATTTTAAAAGAGGAAGAACTTAAATATTTTGCTGAGAAAATGGGAGAATACGAAGATAAAGGTTTAGTAAAAGAAAATGATGATAACTATACTCTCACAACAGAAGGTGTATTCTGGGGAAATAATCTTTCAAGTGATGCTATTATCTATGTTATGGAAAAAATTTTTAATAAATAA
- a CDS encoding TonB-dependent receptor, with product MSKKTALLWAVLAVTAYGEQSVDLGKSVIYSTTGFETEMRKTASNPTVMTSKEIQQKNYKTVDQILNDIPSINIVKQGKDSIIDLRGQGDKAKQNVQILVDGVQINSLDTSMTATPINTIAVDNIERIEVLPGGGSVLYGSGTSGGVVNIITKRGTGRTASVGFDHGNYGSNKTNVAVGETFGNFDINLAYTKNDKEGYRDYDESDSDYFQGDIRYRISDTQNIGFKYSKYKADETYPEMLTRAQVEDDRKQSGLTDGEHSKTKTDKDEYVLTYNNKLSENLDLNLVLFSQETEMKVKSRSYQGTMGPMKLWMTQDALFRDEKKGVKSKLRYGYGEGSSVIFGLEYIDNDAKRKSLMNMPPMMNNILTVNDLNKETISGFVMNNYVWGNFEFAQGVRYERADYKVKRTSSTSPGINTTTDDDNFAYEVSANYLYSDTGKTYIRYERGFTSPPPALLTNKNAAGYYLNDLKSEKYDNFEIGVSDYIGFTSLNASVFYTITKDEITSETSGTMGSASMTIDNYNLGKTERVGFELKAEQYIDKLTLSQSYAYINAKIKDGEVKGVDVSGNRVANVPRNKFNIGANYAFTSKFNVGGEVVYIDDVYLNNKNLGGKKNSHVVTNIRANYNFDFGLSLHAGVNNLFDKKYYEDVDYTESTGVFTYDPASERNYYVGFRYSL from the coding sequence ATGAGTAAGAAGACAGCTTTGCTTTGGGCAGTATTGGCAGTAACAGCGTATGGAGAACAAAGTGTAGACTTAGGGAAAAGTGTTATTTATTCTACTACTGGATTTGAAACTGAAATGAGAAAAACAGCAAGTAATCCAACAGTGATGACTTCAAAAGAAATTCAACAGAAAAACTACAAAACTGTTGATCAGATATTGAATGATATCCCAAGTATCAATATTGTAAAACAGGGAAAAGATTCAATAATCGACTTGAGAGGACAGGGAGATAAGGCTAAACAAAATGTACAAATACTTGTAGATGGAGTACAAATCAATTCTCTTGATACATCAATGACTGCTACTCCTATCAATACAATAGCTGTAGATAACATTGAAAGAATCGAGGTATTGCCTGGAGGAGGATCAGTTCTTTATGGAAGTGGGACTTCTGGAGGAGTGGTAAATATCATCACAAAAAGAGGAACTGGAAGGACAGCCTCTGTAGGATTCGATCATGGCAACTATGGAAGCAATAAGACTAATGTAGCTGTGGGAGAAACTTTTGGAAATTTTGATATAAATCTTGCATATACAAAAAATGACAAAGAAGGATACAGAGATTATGATGAATCTGATTCTGATTATTTCCAAGGGGATATTAGATACAGAATATCAGATACACAGAACATAGGATTTAAATATTCAAAATATAAGGCTGATGAGACATATCCTGAAATGCTGACAAGAGCTCAGGTGGAAGATGACAGAAAACAATCAGGGCTTACAGATGGAGAGCACAGCAAAACAAAAACAGATAAAGATGAGTATGTTTTAACATACAATAACAAACTTAGTGAAAATCTTGATTTGAACTTAGTATTGTTTTCACAGGAAACAGAAATGAAAGTAAAAAGCAGAAGTTATCAAGGAACTATGGGTCCTATGAAGCTTTGGATGACACAGGATGCTCTGTTCAGAGATGAGAAAAAAGGGGTAAAATCTAAATTAAGATACGGATATGGTGAAGGAAGTTCAGTAATATTCGGATTGGAATATATTGATAATGATGCTAAGAGAAAAAGTCTGATGAATATGCCTCCAATGATGAACAATATCCTTACTGTAAATGATTTGAACAAGGAAACAATAAGTGGATTTGTAATGAATAACTATGTATGGGGAAATTTTGAATTTGCTCAGGGAGTGAGATATGAGAGGGCAGACTACAAAGTAAAAAGAACAAGCTCAACAAGTCCGGGAATAAACACAACTACTGATGATGATAACTTTGCATATGAAGTATCAGCTAATTATCTGTATTCAGATACAGGAAAAACTTACATCAGATATGAAAGAGGATTTACATCACCACCTCCAGCATTATTGACAAATAAAAATGCAGCTGGATATTATCTGAATGATCTTAAATCAGAAAAATATGATAACTTTGAAATTGGAGTATCAGATTACATAGGATTTACAAGTTTAAACGCTTCAGTATTCTATACAATCACTAAAGATGAGATAACAAGTGAAACTTCTGGAACAATGGGAAGTGCAAGTATGACTATTGATAACTACAACCTTGGAAAAACTGAAAGAGTAGGATTTGAATTAAAAGCAGAGCAATACATAGATAAACTTACTTTATCACAGTCATATGCATATATCAATGCAAAAATTAAAGATGGTGAAGTAAAAGGTGTAGATGTATCAGGAAACAGAGTAGCAAATGTTCCAAGAAATAAATTTAATATAGGAGCAAACTATGCTTTCACTAGTAAATTCAATGTAGGTGGAGAAGTTGTATATATAGATGATGTTTATTTGAATAATAAAAATCTAGGTGGAAAGAAAAATTCTCATGTGGTAACAAATATCAGAGCAAACTATAACTTTGATTTTGGTTTGAGCCTGCATGCTGGAGTAAATAATTTATTTGATAAAAAATATTATGAAGATGTAGATTATACAGAATCTACAGGAGTATTCACATATGACCCTGCATCTGAAAGAAATTATTATGTAGGATTCAGATACAGCTTATAA
- a CDS encoding FecCD family ABC transporter permease produces MEKVLPIVLTIGIFIVGILSIPLGSVPIPLEYIFTPEKAPEYMKIIIFNLRLPRIVMAVLIGMMLSSSGAVVQTVFQNPLADPYIIGIAASATFGAVIAFVFGMPDFMYGVIAFVTCLTSTLLIFKMAKKGNKVNVATLLIVGIAVSSFLGAFTSFAMYLIGEDSFKITMWMMGYLGNATWKRVVFILIPLIFSVGYFFSKRNQLDALLSGDEEAHSLGVDVNRLKVKILTVSALIVAFSVAFSGMIGFVGLIIPHTIRMLVGPSNTKMLPSTILAGGFFLLICDTFGRIVLAPVEVPIGVITAFFGAPFFLYLALRNKRRDF; encoded by the coding sequence ATGGAAAAAGTTTTACCTATAGTGCTGACAATAGGAATTTTTATAGTTGGAATACTTTCTATACCTTTAGGAAGTGTTCCTATTCCTCTGGAATATATATTTACTCCAGAGAAAGCTCCAGAATACATGAAAATAATAATATTTAATTTGAGACTTCCAAGAATTGTTATGGCAGTTCTGATAGGGATGATGCTTTCTTCAAGCGGTGCAGTAGTTCAGACAGTATTTCAGAATCCATTGGCTGATCCATATATTATAGGGATAGCAGCAAGTGCAACTTTTGGAGCAGTAATAGCTTTTGTATTTGGTATGCCAGATTTTATGTATGGTGTCATTGCATTTGTTACCTGCCTTACAAGTACACTGTTGATTTTTAAAATGGCTAAAAAAGGAAATAAAGTGAATGTAGCAACTCTCCTTATAGTTGGAATAGCAGTTTCATCATTTTTAGGGGCATTTACTTCTTTTGCTATGTATCTCATAGGTGAAGATTCTTTCAAAATAACAATGTGGATGATGGGATATTTAGGAAACGCAACATGGAAAAGAGTTGTTTTCATATTGATACCATTGATATTTTCAGTGGGTTATTTTTTTTCTAAAAGAAATCAGCTGGATGCTCTTCTCTCAGGAGATGAAGAGGCACATTCGCTGGGAGTAGATGTAAATCGGCTAAAGGTGAAGATTTTGACGGTATCTGCATTGATAGTTGCTTTTTCAGTTGCTTTTTCAGGAATGATAGGATTTGTAGGGCTCATAATACCACATACTATAAGAATGCTGGTAGGACCGTCAAATACTAAAATGCTTCCAAGCACTATACTGGCAGGAGGTTTCTTTCTCCTTATCTGTGATACTTTTGGAAGAATAGTATTAGCTCCAGTAGAAGTTCCAATAGGAGTAATAACAGCATTTTTTGGTGCACCATTCTTTCTGTATTTAGCTCTAAGGAATAAAAGGAGAGATTTTTAA
- a CDS encoding ABC transporter ATP-binding protein, translated as MDVIKVEKLDFSYGNKQILKEIDLDIKSKKLTGILGPNGCGKSTLLKNILGYLKNDSGKIKILDKDSKDYTQKEKAKCISLVPQKSQLMSAMDVEDFVLMGRLPHLQNSWDGYTQRDKETAHKCISHLELESFIKRKAVTLSGGEFQRVLLARALTQETEIILLDEPTSALDLNHAIDLMEKVKKIIAEKGITAVAVLHDLNLAAMFCDEIVMMKNGKVYCKGTPKETFTAANLKEIYELECSIFYTEDDIPYIIPKSKGGKK; from the coding sequence ATGGATGTAATAAAAGTAGAAAAATTAGATTTCTCTTATGGAAATAAACAGATACTAAAAGAGATAGATTTGGATATCAAATCAAAAAAACTTACTGGAATACTTGGACCTAATGGATGTGGAAAATCTACATTGCTGAAAAATATTTTGGGATATTTGAAAAATGATTCAGGAAAGATAAAAATATTAGATAAAGACAGCAAGGATTATACTCAAAAAGAGAAAGCAAAATGTATTTCTCTGGTTCCACAGAAATCACAGTTGATGTCTGCTATGGATGTAGAGGACTTTGTACTTATGGGAAGACTTCCTCATTTACAGAACAGTTGGGATGGATATACTCAGAGGGACAAAGAAACAGCTCATAAATGCATCTCTCATCTGGAGCTTGAAAGTTTTATAAAAAGAAAGGCAGTTACTCTTTCAGGGGGAGAATTTCAAAGGGTGCTTTTAGCAAGGGCATTGACACAGGAAACAGAGATAATACTTCTGGATGAGCCTACTTCTGCTCTTGACTTAAATCATGCTATAGATCTTATGGAGAAAGTAAAGAAAATAATAGCTGAAAAAGGAATAACAGCAGTGGCAGTACTCCATGATCTTAACCTTGCAGCAATGTTCTGTGATGAAATAGTCATGATGAAAAATGGAAAAGTCTACTGTAAAGGAACTCCTAAAGAAACATTTACAGCTGCTAATTTGAAGGAAATCTATGAACTGGAATGCAGTATTTTTTATACAGAAGATGATATTCCTTATATAATCCCAAAATCAAAAGGAGGGAAAAAATGA
- a CDS encoding ABC transporter substrate-binding protein has protein sequence MIKKAIVAALMLISSQEMLALKIDGSHIKDNHGNSIEIKEYNKLIVLDPAVVETIYLLGGEDKIAAIGKTAMSKIYPEERTKDLESVGNIAKPSLEKILSYTPDLVILNGMSTKTGETLKSLKIPYLITEASSIEEILDNIKAYGEIVGKKSESEKLYNESVAKVEELKERVKDKPLGLKGTVLYSVSPMMGFNSKTLPGEVLELLGVENITNELTGERPIISQEFLLKENPDFLAGAMSIKSTDDIKNSNPAIKEIKAGQKDNIFIVDSNKILRGSPRIFELVEEFYEELLKVKK, from the coding sequence ATGATAAAAAAGGCAATAGTAGCAGCATTAATGCTTATATCAAGTCAGGAAATGCTTGCTTTAAAAATAGATGGAAGTCATATAAAAGATAATCATGGAAATAGTATTGAAATCAAAGAATACAATAAATTGATTGTATTAGATCCAGCAGTAGTGGAAACTATATATTTACTGGGAGGAGAAGATAAGATAGCAGCCATTGGAAAAACTGCAATGAGCAAGATATATCCAGAGGAAAGAACAAAAGATTTGGAAAGTGTAGGAAATATAGCAAAACCAAGTCTTGAAAAAATTCTATCTTATACCCCTGATTTAGTAATATTAAATGGAATGTCTACAAAGACTGGAGAAACTCTGAAAAGTTTAAAAATACCATATCTTATCACTGAAGCAAGCAGTATAGAAGAAATACTGGATAATATAAAAGCTTATGGAGAGATAGTAGGAAAAAAATCTGAAAGTGAAAAACTGTATAATGAAAGTGTGGCTAAAGTAGAAGAGCTGAAAGAGAGAGTTAAAGATAAACCTCTTGGACTAAAAGGAACTGTACTATATTCAGTATCACCAATGATGGGATTCAACAGCAAGACTCTTCCAGGAGAAGTTCTTGAACTTCTTGGAGTTGAAAATATAACTAATGAGCTGACAGGAGAGAGACCTATAATATCACAGGAATTTCTTTTGAAGGAAAATCCAGATTTCTTAGCAGGAGCTATGAGTATAAAATCAACTGATGATATTAAGAACAGCAATCCAGCTATAAAAGAGATAAAAGCTGGGCAAAAAGATAATATCTTTATTGTAGATTCTAATAAGATATTGAGAGGGTCACCTAGAATTTTTGAATTAGTGGAAGAATTTTATGAAGAACTTTTAAAAGTTAAAAAATAA
- a CDS encoding YbaN family protein, producing the protein MVKKRLLFILGFISLILGIVGILLPLLPTTPFLLLSAYCFSRSSEKFYNYILNNKVFGQYIRDYNEKKGITLKNKVTAISFLVLSIGFSMYKVDHFHVRIMLAVVFIGVSFHILKLRTLR; encoded by the coding sequence ATGGTTAAGAAAAGATTATTATTTATTTTAGGTTTTATTTCACTTATATTGGGAATAGTAGGTATTCTACTTCCATTACTGCCAACTACCCCATTTTTACTGCTTAGTGCTTACTGCTTCAGTCGTTCTTCTGAAAAGTTTTACAATTATATTTTGAACAACAAAGTTTTTGGACAATATATTAGAGATTACAATGAAAAAAAAGGAATAACATTAAAAAACAAAGTAACTGCCATTTCCTTTTTGGTTTTAAGTATAGGATTTTCAATGTATAAAGTAGATCATTTTCATGTGAGAATAATGCTTGCTGTTGTTTTTATAGGTGTAAGTTTTCATATTTTAAAACTTAGAACATTAAGATAA
- a CDS encoding MGMT family protein has protein sequence MEEDLIYEILSVVDEIPEGRVATYGQIAKLIGRDKNSRLVGKVLSMAEYYGEYPCHRVVNSAGRLVPGWGAQRLLLEEEGVALKNKTHVDLKKYQWNCSEI, from the coding sequence ATGGAAGAAGATTTAATATATGAGATACTTTCTGTAGTAGATGAAATTCCAGAAGGTCGTGTTGCCACTTATGGACAGATTGCAAAGTTAATTGGCAGAGATAAAAATTCAAGACTTGTGGGAAAAGTTCTCAGTATGGCAGAGTATTATGGGGAATATCCTTGCCATAGAGTAGTCAATTCTGCTGGTCGGCTTGTTCCTGGCTGGGGAGCACAGAGATTGTTATTAGAGGAGGAGGGTGTTGCTTTAAAGAATAAAACTCATGTAGATTTGAAAAAATATCAATGGAACTGTTCAGAAATTTAA
- a CDS encoding diaminopimelate decarboxylase family protein, giving the protein MDLLAFLKGHAPCYIYNGEQIASQCQKLKMELSGFEFLYSIKTNPFSHIIQNISKEGFGADAASAGEVLLSLKNGIPPEKIFYSAPGKTEKDIEICYGKCTIIADSISEIGHINTTAARHNEIVKIGIRVNPNFSMQNECGASSKFGIDIEQLLKEEDILAEYSSIKITGIHIHIQSQILDFQILGKYYKNCFELAKKIHYMKNVNIEFINFGSGIGALYRETQDKPVDLEKLSKMISEIVEENHAVLNAKLLIETGRFITCNAGKYYTQIVDIKESMGRKYLIVENAMNGFMRPTIANLIYKTAGEILTGYEPLYTCQDEFAVQVLNESAEKEKVNIVGNLCTALDVIRENAEVNHSQIGDIIEITNAGSYAYSLSPLLFSSHRIPKQYYLYKNKISEDEIL; this is encoded by the coding sequence ATGGATTTACTAGCTTTTTTAAAGGGTCATGCTCCATGTTATATTTATAATGGAGAGCAGATTGCAAGCCAATGTCAAAAACTAAAAATGGAACTTTCTGGTTTTGAATTTTTATATTCCATTAAAACAAATCCCTTTTCACATATAATTCAAAATATTTCAAAAGAAGGTTTTGGTGCAGATGCAGCTTCTGCTGGGGAAGTGCTTCTTTCTCTGAAAAATGGAATACCACCTGAGAAGATATTTTACTCTGCTCCGGGAAAAACTGAGAAAGATATTGAAATATGCTATGGAAAATGTACAATTATTGCTGACAGTATATCAGAGATTGGACATATCAACACAACAGCAGCCAGACATAATGAAATTGTAAAGATAGGAATTCGTGTGAATCCCAATTTTTCTATGCAGAATGAGTGTGGAGCTTCCAGTAAATTTGGAATTGACATAGAACAGCTTTTAAAGGAAGAAGATATTTTAGCAGAATATTCAAGTATTAAAATTACTGGTATTCATATCCATATTCAATCACAAATACTGGATTTTCAAATATTAGGAAAATATTATAAAAACTGTTTTGAGCTTGCCAAAAAGATTCATTATATGAAGAATGTTAATATTGAATTTATTAATTTTGGAAGTGGAATAGGGGCTTTATACAGAGAAACACAAGATAAACCTGTGGATTTAGAAAAACTCAGCAAGATGATTTCTGAAATTGTTGAAGAAAATCATGCTGTATTGAATGCCAAGCTTTTAATTGAAACAGGGCGTTTTATCACTTGTAATGCAGGGAAATATTATACACAAATTGTAGATATAAAGGAATCTATGGGACGAAAATATTTAATTGTAGAAAATGCAATGAATGGATTTATGCGTCCAACTATAGCAAATCTGATTTATAAAACTGCTGGAGAAATTCTTACAGGGTATGAGCCTCTATATACTTGTCAAGATGAATTTGCTGTTCAGGTATTAAATGAGTCAGCTGAAAAAGAAAAGGTTAATATTGTTGGAAATCTCTGTACAGCGTTAGATGTTATTCGTGAAAACGCAGAAGTAAATCATTCTCAAATAGGAGATATTATTGAGATTACCAATGCAGGAAGTTATGCATATTCACTATCTCCCCTTTTATTTTCAAGTCATAGAATCCCAAAACAATATTATTTATATAAAAATAAAATTTCTGAAGATGAAATATTATAA
- a CDS encoding transporter substrate-binding domain-containing protein yields the protein MKKILVLLTVVIAVIVVGCGKEKEVKTAEKVYVIGTNAEYPPFEYLENSKIVGLDPDIMEEFSKRMGFQYKWANMNFDGLISALQTRKVDIVIAGMSISDERKKYINFSTPYISPAMCYIALKTSPMTTIEDLENKRFGIELGTTEEDIVKKVPGAVIVPFSGHTAALFALKSGKIDSMLLDATVAKKYLENNSDLKTVVTVEGENKAMAFNIEDVELKDKFDKVLKEMMEDGAIDKLKAKYGI from the coding sequence ATGAAAAAAATTTTAGTTTTATTAACAGTAGTAATTGCTGTAATAGTTGTAGGATGTGGAAAAGAAAAAGAGGTAAAAACTGCAGAGAAAGTCTATGTAATTGGAACAAATGCAGAGTATCCGCCATTTGAATATTTGGAAAACAGTAAGATAGTTGGATTAGATCCAGATATTATGGAAGAATTTTCTAAAAGAATGGGGTTTCAATATAAATGGGCGAATATGAATTTTGATGGTTTGATTTCAGCATTACAAACTAGAAAAGTGGATATTGTAATAGCAGGTATGAGTATCAGTGACGAGAGAAAAAAATATATCAACTTTTCTACTCCATATATCTCACCAGCAATGTGTTATATAGCACTGAAAACTAGTCCAATGACAACTATAGAAGATTTGGAAAATAAGAGATTTGGAATAGAATTAGGAACAACTGAAGAAGATATTGTAAAGAAAGTTCCTGGAGCAGTAATAGTACCATTTTCAGGACATACAGCAGCTTTATTTGCTTTGAAATCAGGAAAAATAGATTCGATGCTGTTAGATGCTACAGTAGCTAAAAAATATCTTGAAAATAACTCAGACTTGAAAACAGTAGTGACAGTAGAAGGGGAAAATAAGGCAATGGCTTTTAATATAGAGGATGTTGAATTGAAAGATAAATTTGATAAAGTATTAAAAGAAATGATGGAAGATGGAGCTATTGACAAGTTAAAAGCAAAGTATGGTATTTAA
- a CDS encoding alanine racemase yields MAVNSIKMLISEENLIQNIKYLEKKYAKKILPVLKANAYGHDIGMISEILYNNGYREFAVARLNEAEKILENKKITESRILVFESIGIEFLDIIKNNRSIEVSANTFAELKELIENGISSDNIQLKIDFGFGRNGIIQEDIENLKKYIDEKNLFFKGIYSHLYAVEYEEGAELIEKFTETVKYLGKERFQVIHIQNSVGVLLYGNCDIMTHLRPGIYIYGLQEEGFFHEGLKQVFKLEGKIAGVRDMSRSKYLAYNLKTILSGNNFSYAAKIKIGYGEGFSKANEKSCCLINGKSYKILLVTMDNTFIEVDESIKEGDHVALYSDVSKVRADTGLHICEVLPVISSRIVREKI; encoded by the coding sequence ATGGCAGTTAATTCTATAAAAATGCTGATTTCAGAAGAAAATCTCATTCAAAATATAAAGTATTTAGAAAAGAAATATGCAAAGAAAATACTTCCAGTACTAAAGGCTAATGCCTATGGTCATGATATAGGAATGATATCAGAAATACTTTATAATAATGGATATAGAGAATTTGCTGTAGCTCGTTTAAATGAAGCTGAAAAAATATTGGAAAATAAAAAAATTACAGAAAGCAGAATACTTGTATTTGAAAGTATTGGGATAGAATTTTTGGATATTATAAAAAATAATAGGTCTATAGAAGTATCTGCTAATACTTTTGCAGAATTAAAAGAACTTATAGAAAATGGAATTTCTTCAGATAATATACAATTAAAAATAGATTTTGGTTTTGGAAGAAACGGAATAATTCAAGAGGATATTGAAAATTTAAAGAAATATATTGATGAAAAAAACTTGTTTTTTAAAGGTATATATTCACATCTTTATGCAGTGGAGTATGAAGAGGGAGCAGAACTTATTGAAAAATTTACAGAAACAGTAAAATATTTAGGTAAAGAAAGATTTCAAGTGATTCATATACAAAATAGTGTAGGGGTATTATTATATGGAAATTGTGATATAATGACTCATCTTAGGCCTGGCATATACATCTATGGGTTGCAGGAAGAAGGTTTTTTCCATGAAGGATTAAAACAGGTATTTAAATTAGAGGGGAAAATAGCAGGAGTAAGAGATATGAGTAGATCAAAATACTTAGCTTACAATTTAAAAACTATTTTATCTGGGAATAATTTTAGTTATGCAGCAAAGATAAAAATCGGATATGGAGAAGGTTTTTCAAAAGCAAATGAAAAAAGTTGCTGCTTGATAAATGGAAAATCATACAAAATACTCTTAGTAACTATGGATAACACTTTTATAGAAGTGGATGAGTCAATAAAGGAGGGAGATCATGTGGCACTGTATTCTGATGTTTCAAAAGTTAGAGCAGATACAGGGCTTCATATATGTGAAGTTCTTCCAGTAATAAGTTCAAGGATAGTAAGAGAAAAAATATAG
- a CDS encoding YchJ family metal-binding protein, with protein MKIKTAEELMRARYNAYVTGDIEFIKNTHDSDHMAGIDWTECEKWSKESEWLGLEIVSTDKGTEADDEGIVEFKATYKEKGKTIVHHEKSYFVKKDGIWYYQKWLPLQGTIVNENKVERNDPCPCGSGKKYKKCCGK; from the coding sequence ATGAAAATCAAAACAGCAGAAGAATTAATGAGAGCAAGATATAATGCCTATGTCACTGGTGACATAGAATTTATAAAAAATACACATGACTCTGACCATATGGCTGGTATAGACTGGACTGAATGTGAAAAATGGTCTAAGGAATCTGAATGGCTGGGACTTGAAATAGTAAGTACTGACAAAGGAACTGAAGCAGATGATGAGGGAATAGTTGAATTTAAAGCGACATACAAGGAAAAAGGTAAAACTATAGTTCATCATGAAAAAAGTTATTTTGTAAAAAAAGATGGTATCTGGTACTATCAAAAATGGCTTCCATTACAAGGAACTATAGTAAATGAAAATAAAGTGGAAAGAAATGACCCATGTCCATGTGGAAGTGGAAAAAAATATAAAAAGTGCTGTGGAAAGTAA